The Streptomyces sp. NBC_01775 genome includes a region encoding these proteins:
- a CDS encoding ABC transporter permease yields MPVPLAAAALLPVTPTLGAVLAALLLAAAALASYARLTQDNGRPYARAILAAGLRATVQLGVVSLVIGWAVGAVPSLIGFILVMLGVAVRTAGRRLTANRTWWWAAVPVCAGVLPVLAVLLLTGLVPLRGIALIPIAGILTGGALTATVLAGRRALEELTTRYGEVEAALALGLLERDARLEIARPSAAGALVPGLDQTRTVGLVTLPGAFVGMLLGGASPLMAGAVQLFVLVALLLVQVVAVGAVLELIALGRLHRVQSDASEGE; encoded by the coding sequence GTGCCGGTGCCGCTCGCCGCCGCAGCCCTGCTGCCCGTCACGCCCACCCTCGGGGCCGTCCTGGCCGCCCTGCTGCTCGCCGCCGCCGCGCTCGCCTCGTACGCCCGCCTCACCCAGGACAACGGCCGCCCCTACGCGCGCGCCATCCTCGCCGCCGGGTTGCGGGCCACGGTGCAGCTCGGCGTCGTCTCCCTGGTCATCGGCTGGGCCGTCGGCGCCGTGCCCTCTCTGATCGGTTTCATCCTGGTGATGCTCGGCGTCGCCGTACGGACCGCGGGACGGCGCCTCACCGCCAACCGCACCTGGTGGTGGGCCGCGGTGCCTGTGTGCGCGGGTGTGCTGCCGGTCCTGGCCGTCCTGCTGCTGACCGGGCTCGTTCCGCTGCGGGGCATCGCCCTCATCCCCATCGCCGGGATCCTCACCGGAGGAGCGCTCACCGCGACTGTGCTCGCGGGGCGGCGTGCGCTGGAGGAGCTGACGACGCGGTACGGCGAGGTCGAGGCAGCCCTCGCGCTCGGGCTCCTGGAGCGGGACGCCCGCCTGGAGATCGCCCGGCCCTCGGCGGCCGGGGCGCTGGTGCCCGGCCTCGACCAGACCAGAACGGTGGGGCTCGTCACGCTGCCCGGCGCCTTCGTCGGCATGCTCCTGGGCGGTGCCTCGCCTCTGATGGCCGGGGCTGTACAGCTGTTCGTGCTGGTGGCGCTGCTGTTGGTGCAGGTGGTGGCGGTGGGGGCCGTGCTGGAGCTGATCGCGCTGGGTCGGCTGCATCGCGTACAGTCGGACGCGTCAGAAGGGGAGTAG
- a CDS encoding TMEM165/GDT1 family protein: MISLTVIGVVFGVVFLAELPDKTALAGLMLGTRYRASYVFAGVAAAFLVHVALAVAAGSVLTLLPHRLVQGIVGVLFLVGAGLLLFKKDDEDEGEARRPADQSFWKVAGSGFMLILVAEFGDLTQIMTANLAARYDDPLSVGVGAVLALWAVAGLGIVGGRTLMKYIPLRLITRVAALLMLALAAFSLFEAVVP; this comes from the coding sequence GTGATCAGCCTCACCGTCATCGGCGTGGTCTTCGGCGTCGTCTTCCTCGCCGAACTGCCGGACAAGACGGCCCTGGCCGGGCTGATGCTCGGCACCCGCTACCGGGCGTCCTACGTCTTCGCGGGCGTCGCCGCCGCCTTCCTCGTACACGTCGCGCTCGCCGTCGCGGCGGGCAGCGTCCTCACGCTGCTGCCGCACCGGCTGGTGCAGGGCATCGTGGGCGTGCTCTTCCTGGTGGGCGCGGGTCTGCTGCTGTTCAAGAAGGACGACGAGGACGAGGGCGAGGCGCGCAGGCCCGCCGACCAGTCGTTCTGGAAGGTCGCCGGCAGCGGGTTCATGCTGATCCTCGTCGCGGAGTTCGGCGATCTGACGCAGATCATGACCGCGAACCTCGCGGCCCGCTATGACGACCCTCTCTCGGTGGGGGTCGGCGCGGTCCTCGCGCTGTGGGCGGTGGCCGGACTCGGCATCGTGGGCGGCCGTACGCTCATGAAATACATTCCGCTCCGCCTCATAACCCGCGTTGCCGCGCTCTTGATGCTGGCCCTCGCCGCCTTCAGCCTCTTTGAGGCCGTCGTCCCGTAA
- a CDS encoding MDR family MFS transporter, which yields MSGQYGVPDTYGAPDTHGAPGTRSGVLLPIGALLLGLLLAALDQTIVATALPTIVSDLGGMDHLSWVVTAYLLAVTAATPLWGKLGDQYGRKRLFQAAIVIFLVGSALCGMAQDMTQLIGFRALQGLGGGGLITLSMAIVGDLVPPRERGRYQGLFGAVFGTTSVLGPLLGGFFTEQLSWRWVFYINLPIGAIALVVIALALHIPVHAHRHKIDYLGTFLIASVATCVVLVTSLGGTTWAWRSVEVYGLGALAVVLLVCFVVVERKASEPVLPPSLFTVRNFTLCAAISFVIGFAMFGGMTYLPTFLQVVHGVSPTMSGVHMLPMVLGVVFSATLSGHLITHTGHWKIFPVLGTALTTLGLLLLHRMAPDSSQWEMGAYFAVFGLGLGLVLQVLVLVAQNAVHYRDLGVATSGVTFFRSIGASVGVAVFGAVFASRLGGKLADALRGQRLPGGLSAGSLKRDPHLVNRLPSAERRGVLEAYSSSITDVFLYASPLAFVAFVLTWLLREQKLRRSVQVPDESETLGPCPVERSSADEVARALSRLSTHEGRHDLYARIADTAGLDLTPAATWMMLRVHNDGPVEPARLADSGVIPRRVIAEGARQLEEQGLATREGLSLMATPRGEQAARALSDARQELLTDLLGDWWTADRPTDLTELVRQLNEETGRAEPPRAA from the coding sequence ATGAGCGGGCAGTACGGGGTGCCGGACACGTATGGGGCGCCGGATACGCACGGGGCGCCGGGCACGCGTTCGGGGGTTCTTCTGCCGATCGGTGCTCTGCTGCTCGGACTGCTGCTCGCCGCGCTCGACCAGACGATCGTGGCGACCGCGCTGCCGACGATCGTCAGCGACCTCGGCGGGATGGATCACCTGTCCTGGGTGGTCACCGCCTACCTCCTGGCGGTGACGGCGGCGACGCCGCTGTGGGGCAAGCTCGGCGACCAGTACGGGCGCAAGCGGCTGTTCCAGGCGGCGATCGTGATCTTCCTGGTGGGCTCGGCGCTGTGCGGCATGGCACAGGACATGACGCAGCTCATCGGCTTCCGCGCGCTTCAGGGTCTGGGTGGCGGCGGGCTGATCACGCTGTCCATGGCGATCGTCGGCGACCTCGTACCGCCCCGGGAGAGGGGCCGCTACCAGGGGCTGTTCGGCGCCGTCTTCGGGACGACCAGCGTGCTCGGCCCGCTGCTGGGCGGCTTCTTCACCGAGCAGCTCAGCTGGCGCTGGGTGTTCTACATCAACCTGCCCATCGGCGCCATCGCCCTGGTCGTGATCGCTCTGGCCCTGCACATTCCCGTGCACGCGCACCGGCACAAGATTGACTACCTCGGCACGTTTCTGATCGCTTCTGTCGCCACCTGCGTGGTACTGGTCACCTCGCTCGGCGGCACCACGTGGGCCTGGCGGTCTGTCGAGGTCTACGGGCTGGGCGCGCTGGCCGTCGTCCTGCTGGTGTGCTTCGTGGTTGTGGAGCGCAAGGCGTCGGAACCGGTCCTTCCGCCGAGCCTGTTCACCGTCCGCAACTTCACGCTGTGCGCGGCCATCAGCTTCGTCATCGGCTTCGCGATGTTCGGCGGCATGACCTATCTGCCGACGTTCCTCCAGGTCGTGCACGGGGTCTCGCCGACGATGTCGGGTGTACACATGCTGCCGATGGTGCTGGGGGTGGTGTTCTCCGCGACCCTCTCGGGCCATCTCATCACCCACACAGGGCACTGGAAGATCTTTCCCGTGCTGGGCACGGCTCTCACCACGCTCGGCCTGCTTCTGCTGCACCGTATGGCCCCGGACAGCTCGCAGTGGGAGATGGGCGCGTACTTCGCGGTGTTCGGCCTGGGCCTGGGCCTGGTGCTCCAGGTGCTGGTGCTGGTCGCGCAGAACGCCGTGCACTACCGCGACCTCGGCGTCGCCACCTCGGGCGTCACCTTCTTCCGCTCCATCGGCGCCTCGGTCGGCGTCGCCGTCTTCGGCGCGGTCTTCGCCTCGCGCCTGGGCGGCAAGCTCGCGGACGCGCTGCGCGGGCAGCGGCTGCCCGGCGGGCTGTCCGCCGGCTCCCTCAAGCGCGATCCGCACTTGGTGAACCGGCTGCCCTCCGCCGAGCGGCGCGGTGTCCTGGAGGCGTACTCCTCCTCGATCACCGATGTCTTCCTGTACGCCTCCCCGCTCGCATTCGTGGCGTTCGTTCTGACGTGGCTGCTGCGCGAGCAGAAGCTGCGGCGCAGCGTGCAGGTGCCCGACGAGAGCGAGACGCTCGGTCCCTGCCCAGTCGAACGCTCCTCGGCGGACGAGGTCGCCCGCGCGCTCTCCCGGCTCAGCACCCACGAGGGGCGGCACGATCTGTACGCGCGGATCGCGGATACGGCCGGCCTGGACCTGACGCCCGCCGCCACCTGGATGATGCTGCGCGTGCACAACGACGGCCCCGTCGAGCCCGCGCGGCTCGCGGACTCGGGGGTGATTCCCCGGCGCGTGATCGCCGAGGGCGCACGGCAGTTGGAGGAGCAGGGGCTCGCGACCCGGGAAGGGCTGAGCCTGATGGCCACCCCGCGCGGCGAACAGGCGGCGCGCGCCCTCTCGGATGCCCGCCAGGAACTGCTGACCGACCTGCTGGGCGACTGGTGGACGGCGGACCGCCCCACGGATCTGACCGAACTGGTGCGGCAGTTGAACGAGGAGACAGGCCGCGCCGAGCCGCCCCGCGCGGCCTAG
- a CDS encoding peptidoglycan-binding domain-containing protein, with translation MTADERCPECGESARTCAHGAEHGHEPEDPLHIRPYVRLTEVGEGDGSEPGPGQMAASPGDGASGGTDGSGASGGAPAGAHVPLPDLSPFARQGTDETAELPPVSRKSGPKRRVPFTRPRHSERPEEPSGEPSGDAGTSGGARPSVDAAASEGSGLGSGSSSPAVSHRRDDGERRRPSTGVLAGVGVAAVLGAGLLTTQVLTGGEGGAHGGEERALRHTPTGVPTDDVPPSSSPSRGKSPGKSERPSAVPSRPSASGTPRAARDGEGHTAPAAPSRPPKSASARPDKTAEDQRPRPPHPGWPGHPSEGTLRPGDSGTEVAELQRRLKQAGFYDRGAEEDGVYSAEVQEGVFRYQARYSLFDDVPGDYGPVTRRHLEARTSD, from the coding sequence ATGACGGCGGACGAACGCTGTCCCGAGTGTGGGGAGAGCGCGCGCACGTGCGCGCACGGCGCGGAACACGGCCACGAGCCCGAGGACCCGCTGCACATACGCCCCTACGTACGCCTGACCGAGGTGGGAGAAGGCGACGGGAGCGAGCCGGGACCGGGGCAGATGGCCGCCTCGCCCGGCGACGGGGCATCCGGTGGGACTGATGGTTCCGGGGCATCCGGTGGGGCTCCGGCGGGAGCGCATGTGCCACTGCCCGACCTGTCGCCGTTCGCGCGGCAGGGCACGGACGAGACGGCCGAACTGCCCCCTGTCTCCAGGAAGTCCGGGCCGAAGCGGCGCGTCCCCTTCACGCGCCCGCGTCACTCCGAGCGGCCCGAGGAGCCGTCCGGAGAGCCGTCCGGGGACGCTGGTACGTCCGGGGGCGCCCGTCCGTCCGTCGACGCGGCGGCATCCGAGGGCTCCGGCTTAGGCTCCGGCTCGTCGTCGCCCGCCGTCTCGCACCGGAGGGACGACGGTGAGCGGCGGCGGCCGAGTACGGGAGTGCTGGCGGGCGTCGGCGTGGCCGCTGTCCTGGGCGCCGGGCTGCTGACCACTCAGGTCCTCACCGGCGGCGAGGGAGGCGCGCACGGCGGCGAGGAGCGCGCCCTGCGGCACACGCCGACCGGCGTCCCCACCGACGACGTGCCGCCCTCGTCCTCGCCGTCCCGCGGCAAGAGCCCGGGCAAGAGCGAGCGGCCCTCCGCCGTGCCCTCCCGTCCGAGCGCCTCGGGCACGCCACGCGCCGCGCGGGACGGCGAGGGGCACACCGCCCCGGCGGCCCCCTCCCGGCCCCCCAAGTCCGCCTCCGCCCGGCCGGACAAGACCGCCGAGGACCAGCGCCCCCGGCCCCCGCACCCCGGCTGGCCCGGCCACCCCTCCGAGGGCACGCTGCGTCCCGGCGACTCGGGGACCGAGGTCGCCGAGCTGCAGCGGCGGCTGAAGCAGGCCGGGTTCTACGACCGGGGCGCCGAGGAGGACGGCGTCTACTCGGCAGAGGTCCAGGAGGGCGTCTTCCGCTACCAGGCCCGCTACAGCCTCTTCGACGACGTTCCCGGTGACTACGGCCCGGTTACCCGGCGCCATCTGGAGGCCAGGACCTCGGACTGA
- a CDS encoding HAD-IA family hydrolase, with product MPTPSITVRGLLLDMDGTLVNSDAVVARIWRDWAAEQGLDPDEVLRVAHGRQGHLTMAMVLPERSTEQNLADNRALLAKETADLEGIVPVPGAPAFLAAIERLPHALVTSADRGLSTARMDAARLRMPEIRITSEDVSASKPDPEGFLKGAAELGFLPAECAVFEDSGAGIAAGLAAGMSVVGVGPRAAAHGPTAHVPDLEAVRAEPLQDGRVRLSFRD from the coding sequence ATGCCCACTCCGTCGATCACCGTCCGAGGGCTGCTGCTCGACATGGACGGCACGCTGGTCAACTCCGACGCCGTGGTCGCCCGCATCTGGCGCGACTGGGCAGCCGAGCAGGGGCTGGATCCGGACGAGGTGCTCCGCGTCGCCCACGGCCGGCAGGGCCACCTGACGATGGCCATGGTGCTGCCCGAGCGTTCCACGGAGCAGAACCTTGCTGACAACCGCGCGCTCTTGGCCAAGGAGACCGCCGACCTCGAAGGCATCGTTCCGGTCCCCGGCGCCCCCGCCTTCCTCGCGGCGATCGAGCGGCTCCCGCATGCGCTGGTGACCTCGGCCGACCGGGGCCTGTCCACCGCCCGCATGGACGCGGCGCGCCTTCGGATGCCGGAGATCCGCATCACATCCGAGGACGTCAGCGCCAGCAAGCCCGACCCGGAAGGCTTCCTCAAGGGCGCGGCGGAACTGGGCTTCCTGCCCGCAGAGTGCGCCGTCTTCGAGGACTCAGGAGCGGGCATCGCCGCCGGGCTGGCGGCCGGTATGTCCGTCGTCGGCGTCGGCCCGCGCGCCGCCGCACACGGCCCGACCGCACACGTGCCCGACCTGGAGGCGGTCCGGGCCGAGCCGCTCCAGGACGGCCGGGTGCGCCTCAGCTTCCGCGACTGA
- a CDS encoding antibiotic biosynthesis monooxygenase family protein — translation MSVVKINVLTVPADQRETLEKRFASRAGAVEGSDGFEWFELLRPVDGTDRYLVYTRWRDEESFEAWMNGSMKQAHQTGSPDEAKERPKPAATGSETWSFEVVQQAQPK, via the coding sequence ATGAGCGTAGTCAAGATCAACGTCCTGACCGTCCCGGCCGACCAGCGGGAAACCCTCGAAAAGCGCTTCGCCTCGCGCGCCGGTGCCGTGGAGGGCTCCGACGGCTTCGAGTGGTTCGAACTCCTGCGTCCCGTCGACGGCACCGACCGCTACCTCGTGTACACCCGCTGGCGGGACGAGGAGTCGTTCGAGGCGTGGATGAACGGCTCCATGAAGCAGGCCCACCAGACCGGCTCACCGGATGAAGCGAAGGAACGCCCCAAGCCGGCCGCCACCGGCTCGGAGACCTGGTCCTTCGAGGTCGTCCAGCAGGCGCAGCCCAAGTAG
- a CDS encoding phosphatase PAP2 family protein produces MAAESAADRPDRGGQYRRLARQMGSHMGSRSGMALVGLWLLALALAARQAAVVLRMPQEDRLVDLFAWIGDNGVLRVHGSLYDGDTPFTGTPFAGLVLKPLVHSAERGLGVAWTFGTMLLVAAVGVVAARALPEPVSSRTARFAVPVALSLLVISVPVRNTFHLGQTSILPVLLVLAGWLLKGDRRQAGGVLIGVAGALQPATLLFVPLLWLTGRRPAALAGAGTFLACTLATWVAMPSDSWMYWIHHLAGAGLGDPADATANQSLHGALLRVGLRGPGEVALLLVLVVAVGVLAVRRAVRYARDGQPLLAAAIAGCAAVAVSPTAWQHQQLWVLLAVVGRVGRRSGDRLMWPVFVVMVMTLDGSALVPKVAAFGVLGGNAVLLAALLAACAIPFLTRTSPVWDSPVPSGPLSRPNLMLELLLIRVGYWAYSYVRGHAPDSRSLAEGHGDQILRLESFLHIDMEHSLNKLAVRTGWLRDFADFYYTTFHFLVPIALLAWLYVRKAPQYRTARTALSFATLLGLVGFWLYPLAPPRLMPGLGYIDTAHGPQDLSNPDFGALTQLSNQYAAMPSLHVGWSLWCALIIFKMTKNWWLRALGALYPALTTFVVMATANHYLLDAAGGVLVVAAGFLGQRLLARTREGEPQEAAPEAGPPASAAVAGPEGGKPGKPEEAGKPEGPGKTGEPVEADEPVEVPAGGVSRAASDLSSSGPPRSGDRRPPARRE; encoded by the coding sequence GTGGCGGCGGAATCGGCGGCGGACAGGCCGGACAGGGGCGGGCAATATCGACGGCTGGCCCGGCAGATGGGCTCGCATATGGGCTCGCGCTCGGGGATGGCCCTGGTAGGCCTGTGGCTCCTCGCGCTCGCGCTGGCGGCCCGGCAGGCGGCGGTGGTGCTGCGCATGCCGCAGGAAGACCGGCTGGTCGATCTGTTCGCCTGGATCGGGGACAACGGAGTCCTGCGCGTGCACGGCTCCCTCTACGACGGGGACACCCCCTTCACGGGGACGCCGTTCGCGGGCCTGGTGCTCAAGCCGCTCGTGCACTCCGCCGAGCGCGGCCTGGGCGTGGCTTGGACGTTCGGCACGATGCTCCTGGTCGCCGCCGTCGGGGTGGTGGCGGCGCGTGCCCTGCCCGAGCCCGTCTCCAGCCGGACGGCGCGCTTCGCGGTGCCGGTCGCGCTGAGCCTGCTGGTGATCTCGGTGCCGGTGCGCAACACCTTCCACCTGGGCCAGACCAGCATCCTGCCGGTGCTGCTCGTGCTGGCGGGCTGGCTGCTCAAGGGCGACAGGAGACAGGCCGGCGGCGTCCTCATCGGTGTCGCGGGCGCCCTCCAGCCCGCCACGCTGCTGTTCGTTCCGCTGCTGTGGCTGACCGGGCGCCGCCCGGCGGCCCTCGCCGGCGCGGGCACGTTCCTGGCCTGCACGCTGGCCACCTGGGTGGCCATGCCCAGCGACTCGTGGATGTACTGGATACATCACCTCGCCGGGGCGGGGCTGGGCGATCCGGCCGACGCGACGGCCAACCAGTCGCTGCACGGCGCCCTGTTGCGTGTCGGTCTGCGCGGCCCGGGCGAAGTGGCGCTGCTGCTCGTGCTGGTGGTGGCGGTCGGGGTGCTGGCTGTGCGCCGCGCGGTGCGCTACGCCCGTGACGGGCAGCCGCTGCTGGCCGCGGCGATCGCCGGGTGCGCCGCCGTCGCCGTCTCGCCGACCGCCTGGCAGCACCAGCAGCTGTGGGTGCTGCTGGCGGTCGTGGGCCGGGTGGGCAGACGCAGCGGCGACCGGCTGATGTGGCCGGTGTTCGTGGTCATGGTGATGACCCTGGACGGCTCGGCGCTGGTGCCCAAGGTCGCGGCCTTCGGAGTGCTGGGCGGCAACGCGGTGCTGCTGGCCGCCCTGTTGGCGGCCTGCGCCATCCCCTTCCTCACGCGCACCTCCCCTGTGTGGGACAGCCCGGTGCCCTCGGGCCCCCTCAGCCGCCCCAACCTGATGCTGGAGCTGCTGCTGATCCGTGTCGGATACTGGGCGTATTCGTACGTCCGTGGCCACGCGCCCGACTCCCGCTCGCTGGCGGAGGGGCACGGGGATCAGATCCTGCGCCTGGAGTCGTTCCTTCACATCGACATGGAGCACAGCCTCAACAAGCTGGCGGTGCGCACCGGATGGCTGCGCGATTTCGCGGACTTCTACTACACGACGTTCCACTTCCTGGTGCCCATCGCGCTGCTGGCCTGGCTGTATGTGCGCAAAGCGCCGCAGTACCGCACGGCGCGCACGGCGCTGAGCTTCGCCACGCTGCTGGGCCTGGTCGGCTTCTGGCTCTACCCGCTGGCGCCGCCGCGGCTGATGCCGGGCCTCGGCTACATCGACACGGCGCACGGCCCGCAGGATCTGTCCAACCCGGACTTCGGGGCGCTGACGCAGCTGTCCAACCAGTACGCGGCGATGCCTTCGCTGCATGTGGGCTGGTCGCTGTGGTGTGCGCTGATCATCTTCAAGATGACGAAGAACTGGTGGCTCAGAGCGCTGGGTGCGCTGTATCCGGCGCTGACGACGTTCGTGGTGATGGCCACCGCCAACCACTACCTGCTGGACGCGGCCGGCGGTGTCCTGGTCGTCGCGGCCGGCTTCCTCGGCCAGCGGCTGCTCGCCAGGACGCGGGAGGGGGAGCCGCAGGAGGCCGCCCCCGAGGCCGGGCCCCCGGCGTCCGCCGCCGTGGCGGGCCCGGAGGGCGGGAAGCCCGGGAAGCCGGAGGAGGCAGGGAAGCCAGAGGGGCCAGGGAAGACGGGGGAGCCGGTGGAGGCCGACGAGCCCGTGGAGGTGCCCGCGGGCGGGGTCAGCCGTGCAGCTTCAGACCTTTCGTCGTCCGGTCCACCGCGTTCCGGGGACCGTAGACCGCCAGCCCGGCGAGAGTGA
- a CDS encoding DUF2000 domain-containing protein has product MRSDTKIAVIVRSGLADWQKLNVTAFLAGGIATATDEVMGEPYEDGSGNRYLPMFREPVLCFAADAEELATVHGRALSRGLATAVYTDELFATGNDADNRAAVRAVEAGKLTLAGLAVYGPRNAVDRTTKGLKLHG; this is encoded by the coding sequence ATGCGTTCCGATACGAAGATCGCCGTGATCGTCCGCTCCGGCCTGGCGGACTGGCAGAAGCTCAATGTGACCGCGTTCCTGGCCGGCGGGATCGCGACCGCCACCGACGAGGTGATGGGCGAGCCCTACGAGGACGGCTCCGGCAACCGCTACCTGCCCATGTTCCGCGAGCCGGTGCTGTGCTTCGCCGCCGACGCCGAGGAACTCGCCACGGTGCACGGCCGCGCCCTCTCCCGCGGCCTGGCCACCGCCGTCTACACCGACGAGCTGTTCGCCACCGGCAACGACGCGGACAACCGCGCCGCCGTGCGCGCCGTGGAGGCCGGCAAGCTCACTCTCGCCGGGCTGGCGGTCTACGGTCCCCGGAACGCGGTGGACCGGACGACGAAAGGTCTGAAGCTGCACGGCTGA
- a CDS encoding AraC family transcriptional regulator → MTGMVGAREAADKDWVRYWRAPDRPMEAMRAHFTGHVFHRHSHDAYSFAVTETGAQRFRCRGGDHTSGEGMVMAFNPDDPHDGEAAAADGFTYRIVHLGPGLVRSVLTDAAGRDASMPLFPHPVREDPVLRQALLRLHAALVGGAAAGALARDERLTETVLAMVRRGARTPVRPAMARAGSASVRRVRELLEADWALDVPAERLAEAAGCSRFALYRAFRAEMGMPPSDFQRQLRLRAARRMMAGGSSAAEAAAACGFADQSHLHRWFVRSYGITPGVYARA, encoded by the coding sequence ATGACGGGGATGGTGGGCGCGCGCGAGGCGGCCGACAAGGACTGGGTGCGCTACTGGCGTGCTCCGGACCGGCCGATGGAGGCCATGCGCGCGCACTTCACGGGGCACGTCTTCCACCGGCACAGCCATGACGCCTACTCCTTCGCGGTCACGGAGACCGGCGCGCAGCGCTTCCGCTGCCGGGGCGGGGACCACACCAGTGGCGAGGGCATGGTGATGGCCTTCAATCCGGACGACCCGCACGACGGGGAGGCCGCGGCGGCCGACGGCTTCACCTACCGCATCGTGCATCTGGGCCCCGGACTGGTGCGTTCCGTCCTCACCGACGCGGCAGGCCGCGACGCTTCGATGCCGCTGTTCCCCCATCCGGTGCGCGAGGACCCGGTGCTGCGGCAGGCGCTGCTGCGGCTCCACGCGGCGCTGGTGGGGGGCGCGGCGGCGGGAGCGCTGGCACGCGACGAGCGGCTGACGGAAACGGTCCTGGCCATGGTGCGGCGCGGGGCCCGCACTCCGGTGCGTCCCGCCATGGCGCGCGCGGGATCCGCTTCGGTGCGCCGGGTCCGCGAACTGCTCGAGGCCGACTGGGCGCTGGACGTCCCGGCCGAGCGGCTTGCCGAGGCCGCCGGATGCAGCCGCTTCGCGCTCTACCGCGCCTTCCGCGCCGAGATGGGCATGCCGCCCAGCGACTTCCAGCGCCAGCTGCGGCTGCGCGCCGCCCGGCGGATGATGGCGGGCGGCAGCTCGGCGGCGGAGGCCGCCGCGGCGTGCGGCTTCGCCGACCAGAGCCATCTGCACCGCTGGTTCGTGCGCTCCTACGGCATCACGCCAGGCGTCTACGCACGCGCATAG
- a CDS encoding cytochrome P450: protein MSSCPALPDGFDFTDPDVYEQRVPVPEFALLRETAPVWWNQQPHGAAGFGDEGYWVVTRHADVKEVSVHPEIYSSNTNTAVIRFNDRMTRDQIDVQKLIMLNMDPPEHTRVRQIVQRGFTPRAIRALEDTLRRRAAKIVEGAKERGSGDFVTDIAVELPLQAIAELIGVPQEDRSRIFDWSNKMVAYDDPEYAITEEIGAQSAAELVSYAMTMAETRKECPAKDIVSQLVAAEGEGNLNSDEFGFFVILLAVAGNETTRNAISHGMHAFLTHPGQWELFRRERPQTTAEEIVRWATPVVSFQRTATQDTELGGQKISAGQRVGIFYSSANNDPEVFEDPGSFDITRDPNPHLGFGGGGPHFCLGKNLAVLEINLIFNAIADLVPGITLEGPPPRRLRSAWINGIKELRVNYS from the coding sequence AGCCGCACGGCGCGGCCGGCTTCGGGGACGAGGGTTACTGGGTGGTGACACGGCACGCCGACGTCAAGGAGGTCTCCGTCCACCCGGAGATCTACTCCTCCAACACCAACACCGCCGTCATCCGGTTCAACGACCGCATGACCCGCGACCAGATAGACGTCCAGAAGCTGATCATGCTGAACATGGACCCGCCCGAGCACACCCGGGTCCGCCAGATCGTGCAGCGCGGCTTCACGCCCCGGGCCATCCGCGCCCTGGAAGACACGCTGCGCCGACGCGCGGCCAAGATCGTCGAGGGCGCCAAGGAACGCGGCAGCGGGGACTTCGTCACCGACATCGCCGTCGAACTCCCCCTCCAGGCCATCGCCGAGCTGATCGGCGTCCCGCAGGAGGACCGCTCCCGCATCTTCGACTGGTCGAACAAGATGGTCGCCTACGACGACCCCGAGTACGCCATCACCGAGGAGATCGGCGCCCAGTCGGCCGCCGAGCTGGTCTCCTACGCGATGACCATGGCCGAGACGCGCAAGGAGTGCCCCGCCAAGGACATCGTCAGCCAGCTCGTCGCGGCGGAGGGCGAGGGCAACCTCAACTCCGACGAGTTCGGCTTCTTCGTGATCCTCCTGGCCGTCGCGGGCAACGAGACCACCCGCAACGCCATCAGCCACGGCATGCACGCCTTCCTCACCCACCCCGGCCAGTGGGAACTCTTCCGGCGCGAGCGGCCCCAGACCACGGCGGAGGAGATCGTCCGCTGGGCCACACCTGTGGTCTCCTTCCAGCGCACCGCCACCCAGGACACCGAGCTGGGCGGACAGAAGATCTCCGCCGGACAGCGCGTCGGGATCTTCTATTCCTCCGCCAACAACGACCCCGAAGTCTTCGAGGACCCGGGCTCCTTCGACATCACCCGCGATCCCAACCCCCACCTGGGCTTCGGCGGCGGAGGACCCCACTTCTGCCTCGGCAAGAACCTCGCCGTCCTGGAGATCAACCTCATCTTCAACGCCATAGCCGACCTCGTGCCCGGCATCACCCTCGAAGGTCCGCCCCCGCGCAGGCTCCGCTCCGCCTGGATCAACGGCATCAAGGAGCTGCGCGTCAACTACTCCTGA